A genomic window from Caldicellulosiruptor kronotskyensis 2002 includes:
- a CDS encoding glycoside hydrolase family 43 protein → MLRRQDIYIRDPFIMPVKEKRVYYMFGTTDKNCWGNEKATGFDYYVTYDLENFDGPYPAFRPPQNFWADRNFWAPEVHFYNGKYYMFATFCSPEGKRGTAILVSDTVEGPYVEHSIGPVTPKDWMCLDGTLYIDEDSNPWLVFCREWVEVYDGQILAARLSNDLKRVIDEPVLLFTASSAPWTASIRVKDGRECFVTDGPFLFRTQNGTLLMLWSSFDSERRYCVGAAKSLSGNILGPWQHKPEPIFSNDGGHGMLFRTFEGDLMLSIHSPNSRGSERPLFIKIDEKNLENEF, encoded by the coding sequence ATGCTAAGAAGACAGGATATTTATATCCGTGACCCTTTTATTATGCCTGTGAAAGAAAAAAGGGTGTACTATATGTTTGGTACAACTGATAAAAATTGCTGGGGAAATGAAAAAGCAACAGGCTTTGATTATTATGTAACCTATGACCTTGAAAATTTTGATGGGCCATATCCAGCATTCAGGCCTCCTCAGAATTTTTGGGCAGACAGAAATTTCTGGGCACCGGAGGTGCACTTTTATAACGGCAAGTATTATATGTTTGCAACATTTTGCTCACCTGAGGGGAAAAGGGGGACTGCGATTCTTGTTTCAGATACTGTAGAAGGACCATATGTTGAACACAGTATTGGACCTGTTACGCCAAAGGATTGGATGTGCCTTGATGGAACACTTTACATAGATGAAGATTCAAATCCATGGCTTGTATTTTGCCGTGAATGGGTTGAGGTTTATGATGGTCAGATTTTAGCAGCAAGACTTTCAAATGATTTGAAAAGAGTTATTGATGAGCCCGTTTTACTCTTTACAGCCTCCAGCGCACCTTGGACAGCAAGTATAAGAGTTAAAGATGGCAGAGAATGTTTTGTTACAGATGGTCCGTTTTTATTCAGAACCCAAAACGGCACTCTTTTGATGTTATGGTCAAGCTTTGATAGTGAAAGAAGATACTGTGTTGGAGCTGCAAAATCACTGTCAGGCAATATTTTAGGTCCATGGCAGCACAAACCCGAGCCAATTTTTTCTAATGACGGTGGTCATGGCATGCTTTTTAGAACCTTTGAAGGTGACCTTATGCTTTCAATTCATAGTCCAAATTCAAGGGGCAGTGAGAGGCCTTTGTTTATAAAAATTGATGAGAAAAATTTAGAAAATGAGTTTTGA
- a CDS encoding glycoside hydrolase family 2 TIM barrel-domain containing protein, with protein MLDKSFYQNPKIQHVNMAQPRSSFVPYASVENALLGDWELSEYLRLLNGSWYFKLFDMPCKVDQEIIKSDAKFTGFEKIIVPSNFQLFGYDKPIYTNTRYPIPVDPPYVPDINPTGVYKKEIFISKEDKEKRIFLVFEGVDCAFYLYVNQEFAGFSKVSHMMHEFDITDLLTEGKNIITVAVLKYADSTYLEDQDKWRMSGIFRDVYLLVRPKIYLKDIYLKPELNDNLTKGSLVAEIEISNSNEEKSEFYVDVQIYADKELLKSASKLASILPKTTEQFRVEFQIEKPLLWSAETPNLYKFIVIIKDTSGKILEVIPQNFGFRKIEIKDGVFYLNNVPIKLKGVNRHDMHPRVGFAVTRKMMQEDITLMKQHNINCVRTSHYPNHPYFLELCDKFGIYVIDEADLETHGFGAVGDWGLLAKDPMWEDAFLERAKMMVMRDKNHPSIIMWSLGNESGYGPNHDKMAQWIRSYDNSRPIHYESARDAEVVDIVSVMYPPVEKLEEEGKKQEKRPFFMCEYAHAMGNGPGNLKEYWDVIYKYPRLLGGCVWEWADHGILTKTPDGKEYYAYGGDFGDEPNDGNFCIDGLLFPDRTPSPGMIELKKVYEPVMIELLDKKSGIFRVTNRYDFISLNHIEVEWELLLGGRVVKEGFVDVSDVLPHSSKEVEIDEVKEVLKSCKEELFITFTAKLKNSMPWAKRGFVLTKSQIAINEETSQDAVQKIEKINAILSKQDRFEVCKLSDKLVVFAGNTEVEFCRWTGDLVSLKHSDLELIKSSPRFNIWRAPTDNDVHIKNEWIKAGFDKLQRRIVNVSFEEHSEYFKVQTTSVYGAYSVKPVFEVTTSYKVFKSGIVETNVYAQALRQLPPLPKIGLQFMMPKEFEYVKYYGRGPHENYPDIKQSATVEIYDMAIKDMYVPYIMPQEYGNRCDVRWAFVYNIYGIGLCIRGIPTFNFSAREYTDDVLTKAKHSYELTKADGIVVNVDFKIGGIGSQSCGPGPLEKYLVKDDKFEFCFYMIPVDSNSLDVEKLW; from the coding sequence GTGCTTGACAAATCTTTTTATCAAAATCCAAAGATTCAGCATGTGAACATGGCACAGCCAAGGTCATCATTTGTTCCTTATGCCAGTGTAGAAAATGCTTTGCTTGGTGATTGGGAACTTTCAGAATACTTGAGATTACTTAATGGAAGCTGGTATTTTAAGTTATTTGATATGCCCTGTAAAGTTGACCAAGAGATTATAAAATCAGATGCTAAATTTACAGGATTTGAGAAAATTATTGTTCCAAGTAATTTTCAGCTTTTTGGTTACGACAAACCAATATACACTAATACACGATATCCCATCCCAGTTGACCCACCATATGTACCTGATATTAATCCTACTGGGGTGTATAAGAAAGAGATTTTTATTTCAAAAGAGGATAAAGAAAAGAGAATATTTTTAGTCTTTGAGGGTGTGGATTGTGCTTTTTATTTATATGTAAATCAGGAGTTTGCTGGATTTTCAAAAGTAAGCCACATGATGCATGAGTTTGACATCACAGATCTATTGACTGAAGGTAAAAATATTATAACAGTTGCAGTTTTAAAATATGCAGACAGTACATATTTAGAAGACCAAGACAAGTGGCGAATGAGTGGAATATTTAGAGATGTATATTTACTTGTGCGCCCCAAGATATATCTCAAAGACATTTATCTCAAGCCTGAACTTAACGATAACCTAACTAAAGGCAGTTTGGTAGCAGAAATCGAAATCTCAAATTCAAATGAAGAAAAATCAGAATTTTATGTAGATGTGCAAATATACGCAGACAAAGAACTACTAAAATCTGCCTCAAAACTTGCAAGCATTTTACCAAAAACCACTGAACAGTTCAGAGTTGAGTTCCAAATTGAAAAACCATTGCTTTGGAGTGCTGAAACGCCAAACCTCTACAAATTTATTGTGATTATAAAGGATACATCAGGTAAGATTTTGGAGGTCATCCCTCAAAACTTTGGGTTTAGGAAAATTGAAATTAAAGATGGCGTATTTTACCTAAATAATGTACCCATTAAATTAAAAGGTGTCAACAGACACGACATGCATCCAAGAGTTGGATTTGCAGTGACAAGAAAGATGATGCAAGAGGACATAACTTTGATGAAACAGCACAATATAAACTGTGTAAGAACTTCACACTATCCAAATCATCCTTATTTTTTGGAGCTGTGTGACAAATTTGGGATTTACGTAATTGATGAAGCTGATTTGGAAACACATGGATTTGGAGCAGTTGGTGACTGGGGACTTTTAGCAAAAGACCCTATGTGGGAAGATGCGTTTCTCGAAAGGGCAAAGATGATGGTAATGCGTGACAAAAACCACCCATCAATCATTATGTGGTCGCTTGGAAATGAATCTGGCTATGGTCCAAACCACGATAAAATGGCACAGTGGATAAGGTCATACGATAATAGCCGTCCTATTCATTACGAAAGTGCCCGTGATGCAGAGGTTGTGGATATTGTAAGTGTAATGTACCCTCCTGTAGAAAAACTTGAAGAAGAGGGCAAAAAACAAGAAAAAAGACCATTTTTTATGTGTGAGTATGCACATGCAATGGGAAATGGTCCTGGAAACCTCAAAGAGTATTGGGATGTGATATATAAATACCCAAGGCTTTTAGGTGGATGTGTGTGGGAGTGGGCAGACCACGGAATTTTGACAAAGACACCTGATGGGAAAGAGTACTATGCCTACGGCGGGGATTTTGGAGATGAGCCAAATGATGGTAACTTCTGTATAGATGGACTTCTTTTCCCCGACAGAACTCCGTCGCCCGGGATGATTGAGCTGAAAAAAGTTTATGAACCAGTTATGATTGAACTTTTAGATAAAAAAAGCGGAATTTTCAGGGTAACAAACAGGTATGATTTTATATCTTTGAATCACATTGAAGTTGAATGGGAACTTTTGTTAGGTGGCAGGGTTGTGAAAGAGGGCTTTGTTGATGTGAGCGATGTACTGCCTCACTCTTCAAAAGAGGTCGAGATTGATGAAGTCAAAGAAGTTTTAAAAAGTTGCAAGGAAGAACTTTTCATTACCTTCACGGCAAAGCTCAAAAACTCAATGCCTTGGGCAAAAAGAGGTTTTGTTCTAACAAAATCTCAGATTGCAATTAATGAAGAAACATCTCAAGATGCTGTGCAAAAAATTGAAAAGATAAATGCCATTTTATCAAAGCAAGACAGGTTTGAGGTTTGCAAGTTATCTGACAAATTGGTAGTTTTCGCAGGTAACACAGAAGTAGAGTTTTGCCGATGGACAGGTGATTTGGTAAGCTTGAAACATAGTGACCTTGAGCTTATAAAATCCTCACCAAGATTTAATATTTGGAGGGCTCCAACAGATAATGATGTGCATATCAAAAACGAATGGATAAAAGCTGGATTTGACAAGCTTCAAAGAAGAATTGTAAATGTCAGCTTTGAAGAACACAGCGAGTACTTCAAAGTACAAACAACTTCGGTATATGGCGCATATTCAGTAAAACCTGTATTTGAAGTAACCACAAGCTACAAGGTTTTCAAATCGGGAATTGTAGAGACAAATGTGTATGCGCAAGCTCTCAGACAGCTTCCGCCACTTCCAAAGATAGGACTGCAATTTATGATGCCAAAAGAGTTTGAGTATGTCAAATATTATGGACGTGGACCTCATGAAAACTATCCTGATATAAAACAGAGCGCAACTGTAGAAATATATGACATGGCTATAAAAGACATGTACGTTCCATATATAATGCCCCAGGAATATGGAAACAGGTGCGACGTTAGATGGGCGTTTGTATACAATATATACGGAATAGGACTTTGTATTAGAGGCATCCCAACATTTAACTTCAGTGCAAGAGAATACACTGATGATGTGCTCACAAAAGCAAAACACTCATATGAGCTGACAAAAGCAGATGGAATTGTTGTGAATGTGGACTTTAAGATTGGTGGTATCGGGAGCCAGAGCTGTGGTCCCGGCCCACTTGAGAAGTACTTAGTCAAGGATGACAAATTTGAATTTTGCTTTTATATGATACCTGTTGATAGCAATAGTTTAGATGTTGAAAAGCTATGGTAA
- a CDS encoding DUF4340 domain-containing protein, whose translation MRKKKNRLFTIVSVLLVLVLVIGAYFYVSYVNKKKQEAEEKKSSQTITVTNFDRNKLIKIDIKHDDVHLVLEKVKDKWIVNGINNPLYFDQDKIDDIAFSCAQMSAEKIADSNPKDLKKYGLDNPKSVVEATFSDGKKVTFYLGSETPITSTYYLMKKGDPKVYVVWTNHAENFTIKPQKLLSVKIPEIDTQNITYVKLVRKGQPTIEIKKVDEKNKEDNEWKYYVRLWNLVQPYSQPVGVASDKFSEFIENVPNFSPEDIVGEDVYNPKYGLESPKIELIVKDNKNTLHLFVGNSASDSTVYCKMANSKVVFTMSTYKTDFMNTVKPFDLIEKFAYIVNIDYVDKIEIFTPNKKHTLILDKKLIKKATSEEESDEYKYNFQADGRKIDEDTFKKFYQEIIGLLIDGENDKKPAGTPEVTMKFYLVNKKVDVMQYIPYNDDFYMVVRNGKSDFVIAKEQVQKVLKDLEDLVAGKYKPPES comes from the coding sequence ATGAGAAAAAAGAAAAACAGACTTTTTACAATTGTCTCTGTACTTTTGGTTTTAGTTTTAGTAATCGGTGCATACTTTTATGTCAGTTATGTGAATAAAAAGAAACAAGAGGCTGAAGAGAAAAAGTCATCTCAAACTATTACAGTGACTAATTTTGATAGGAATAAACTGATCAAAATAGATATAAAACATGACGATGTTCATCTTGTGCTTGAAAAAGTAAAAGACAAATGGATAGTAAATGGAATTAACAACCCCTTATATTTTGACCAGGATAAAATAGACGATATAGCATTTTCGTGTGCGCAGATGAGCGCCGAAAAGATTGCAGATTCAAACCCGAAAGACCTTAAAAAATATGGGCTTGACAACCCAAAATCGGTTGTTGAGGCAACATTTAGTGATGGCAAAAAAGTAACCTTCTACCTTGGTTCTGAGACACCTATAACCTCTACTTACTATCTGATGAAAAAAGGTGACCCAAAAGTTTACGTTGTATGGACAAACCATGCCGAAAATTTCACTATAAAGCCTCAAAAACTATTGAGCGTAAAGATACCCGAAATAGATACTCAAAATATAACATATGTTAAACTTGTTAGAAAAGGTCAACCTACTATTGAGATTAAAAAGGTTGATGAGAAAAATAAAGAAGACAATGAATGGAAGTATTATGTAAGGCTTTGGAACTTAGTTCAGCCATACAGCCAGCCGGTTGGCGTTGCAAGTGACAAGTTTTCTGAGTTTATTGAAAATGTACCAAACTTTAGTCCAGAAGATATTGTTGGTGAAGATGTATACAATCCAAAATATGGTCTTGAGTCACCAAAAATTGAACTAATTGTGAAAGACAACAAAAACACTTTGCATCTTTTTGTTGGCAACAGTGCAAGTGACTCAACTGTCTATTGTAAAATGGCAAACTCTAAGGTTGTTTTTACAATGTCAACATATAAGACAGATTTTATGAACACCGTAAAGCCATTTGACCTTATAGAAAAATTTGCTTACATTGTGAATATAGATTACGTTGACAAAATAGAAATTTTTACTCCAAATAAAAAGCATACGCTGATTCTTGACAAAAAACTCATCAAAAAAGCTACAAGCGAAGAAGAATCTGATGAGTACAAATACAACTTCCAGGCTGACGGAAGAAAAATTGATGAAGACACATTCAAAAAATTCTATCAGGAAATCATTGGTCTTCTAATTGACGGTGAAAACGACAAAAAACCGGCAGGTACACCAGAGGTCACCATGAAATTCTATCTTGTCAACAAAAAGGTTGACGTGATGCAGTACATTCCTTATAACGACGATTTTTACATGGTTGTGCGAAATGGCAAGTCTGACTTTGTGATTGCAAAAGAACAGGTTCAAAAAGTTCTAAAGGATTTAGAAGACTTAGTTGCTGGCAAATACAAGCCACCAGAAAGCTAA
- a CDS encoding GldG family protein produces MVKFDIKNILGSFKSRKFKFGGYAAMLTASVIAIVIVLNLLVGQIPAKFDLTHNRLYSLSKPTVELLKNLKKDVTIYALFQSGNENPVISEFIQKYADKSSHVKIKYIDPYKNPGFVKKYDTSGSGIDEGSLIVESGNKFRVINRYDMVDYSYDEQTGNTNVTGLTIEQKLTPAILYVTSEKTPIIYELKGHGEDTFIGLGISSEVEAANFEIKDLNLLTEKSVPQDASAVVVISPKTDISDIELKKLKDYINGGGRVLFLMDLLKDELKNFNSIFESLGVRLEHGIVMEGDNTKNAGNPVWILPNLESHDITNPIDLNNMYMLLPSAQPIVETKFKKRTITIEKLLTTTSNSWLRKDLNSTSLSKEKGDISGPFTLAVAITDKADSLNAKLRPRDAKVVIVGSAMFANSQFSKNIPGNLNFVVNALNWLQDKKDTLQIQPKDLTTFRLNLSTSQAMIWAAITVVGIPVLILILGLTIWLRRRHL; encoded by the coding sequence ATGGTGAAGTTTGATATAAAAAATATCCTTGGTTCATTTAAATCGAGGAAGTTCAAGTTTGGCGGATATGCAGCAATGCTGACAGCTTCAGTTATTGCTATTGTCATTGTCCTCAACCTTTTGGTAGGTCAGATACCTGCAAAATTTGACCTTACGCACAATAGATTATATTCACTTTCAAAACCTACTGTTGAACTTTTGAAAAATCTCAAAAAAGATGTAACAATTTATGCTCTGTTCCAATCAGGTAATGAAAACCCTGTGATTTCAGAATTCATACAAAAATATGCTGACAAGTCCTCTCATGTAAAAATAAAATACATAGACCCATACAAAAACCCAGGGTTTGTAAAAAAGTACGACACAAGCGGTTCAGGGATTGATGAAGGGTCTTTGATAGTTGAAAGTGGAAACAAATTTAGAGTTATAAACAGATACGATATGGTAGATTACTCTTATGACGAACAAACAGGAAACACAAATGTAACAGGCTTGACAATAGAACAAAAACTTACCCCTGCTATACTTTATGTTACATCTGAAAAAACACCTATAATTTATGAGCTGAAAGGTCATGGTGAAGATACCTTTATAGGTCTTGGAATTTCAAGTGAGGTAGAAGCTGCAAACTTTGAAATAAAAGATTTGAACTTGCTTACAGAAAAAAGTGTGCCACAGGATGCATCAGCTGTTGTTGTAATATCACCAAAGACAGATATTTCTGATATTGAACTTAAAAAACTAAAAGACTATATAAACGGTGGCGGAAGAGTCTTGTTTTTGATGGACCTGTTAAAGGATGAGCTTAAAAACTTCAATAGCATATTTGAAAGCTTGGGTGTTCGACTTGAACATGGTATTGTAATGGAAGGTGATAATACAAAGAATGCAGGAAATCCTGTTTGGATTTTGCCAAATTTAGAGTCTCATGATATCACAAATCCAATAGACCTAAACAATATGTACATGCTTTTGCCAAGTGCTCAACCTATTGTTGAAACAAAATTCAAAAAGAGAACAATAACAATTGAAAAACTTCTAACAACAACTTCTAATTCATGGCTAAGAAAAGATTTAAATTCTACATCACTTTCAAAAGAAAAAGGTGATATATCAGGACCATTTACACTTGCTGTTGCAATAACAGACAAAGCAGACAGCTTAAATGCAAAGTTAAGACCGCGCGACGCAAAAGTGGTTATAGTAGGAAGTGCAATGTTTGCGAATTCACAGTTTTCCAAAAACATTCCAGGAAACCTTAACTTTGTTGTAAATGCATTGAACTGGTTGCAAGATAAGAAAGACACACTGCAAATCCAGCCAAAAGACTTGACAACATTCAGACTTAATCTTAGCACAAGCCAGGCTATGATCTGGGCAGCAATAACTGTTGTGGGGATACCCGTTTTGATACTTATTCTTGGCTTGACTATTTGGCTTAGGAGGAGACATCTATGA
- a CDS encoding ABC transporter permease produces the protein MSAVLKKELKIYFSTPTGYIFMGFFLLISGFFFAVSNLFSASPNYTSVLGNITFIFLVVVPVLTMRLLSEEARTKTDQLLLTSPLKLTEIVLGKYLAAVGVFVLTIAITILYPVILSFYGDVPFGETVGAYIGFFLLGCAFISVGLFISSLTENQFVAAVVTFAALLLTWVIDWLESALPTDRTAGFVFVLILVGLVAGWLYMTLRNIIISAISGIIGAGAFIAVYILKPDFYDNAIVRFFKWFSLLSRYQKFTNGLLDLSSIVYYLSFIFVFIFLTIRVLEKRRWS, from the coding sequence ATGAGCGCAGTTTTGAAAAAAGAATTAAAAATATACTTCTCAACACCAACAGGTTATATATTTATGGGATTTTTCCTTTTGATTTCGGGATTTTTCTTTGCAGTGTCAAACCTGTTTTCAGCAAGCCCAAACTATACCTCAGTCCTCGGTAATATAACATTCATATTCTTAGTAGTTGTACCAGTTTTGACAATGAGACTTTTGAGTGAAGAGGCAAGAACAAAAACTGACCAGCTGCTTTTAACATCTCCGCTAAAACTTACTGAGATTGTTCTCGGGAAATATTTGGCAGCAGTGGGCGTGTTTGTTTTGACTATTGCCATTACAATTCTTTATCCAGTAATACTTTCATTTTATGGTGATGTTCCGTTTGGTGAAACAGTTGGAGCATACATAGGATTTTTCCTGCTTGGCTGTGCATTTATTTCGGTTGGACTTTTTATATCATCCCTTACTGAAAATCAGTTTGTTGCTGCTGTGGTGACTTTTGCTGCACTGCTTTTGACGTGGGTGATAGACTGGCTTGAATCAGCTCTTCCAACCGACAGAACAGCAGGCTTTGTATTTGTCCTGATATTGGTCGGGCTTGTTGCCGGCTGGTTATATATGACACTGAGGAATATAATAATAAGTGCAATTTCGGGAATAATTGGTGCCGGTGCATTTATTGCTGTATATATATTAAAACCAGATTTTTACGATAACGCTATAGTCAGATTCTTTAAGTGGTTTTCACTCTTGAGTAGATATCAAAAATTTACCAATGGTCTTCTGGATTTATCTTCTATTGTTTATTATCTATCATTCATATTTGTGTTTATCTTCTTAACAATAAGAGTTCTTGAAAAAAGAAGATGGAGCTAA
- a CDS encoding ABC transporter ATP-binding protein codes for MIKVEHLTKKYGQHYAIHDISFEVQKGEIVGFLGPNGAGKSTTMNIITGYLSPTEGTAYVDGFDILEEPEEVKKRIGYLPENPPLYMDMTVQEYLDFVSDIKKVDKKEKKRSMDKIMETVGIAHVRNRLIKNLSKGYKQRVGLAQALIGNPPVLILDEPTIGLDPKQIIEIRSVIKNLRSEHTIILSSHILPEVSAVCERVLIINKGKIVASDTPENLSKRLTHGSKLQLRVLGQRQKVYGILEKVPGVKYIEFIGPKEPNTVEVIVESENDIDIRADIFYALSEAKLPILMMRAVDLTLEEIFLQLTTEEKEAEAV; via the coding sequence TTGATAAAGGTCGAACACTTAACAAAGAAGTATGGCCAACACTATGCAATTCATGACATTTCATTTGAAGTGCAAAAAGGGGAAATTGTTGGTTTTCTGGGTCCAAACGGTGCTGGAAAATCTACCACAATGAATATAATCACAGGATACCTATCACCTACAGAAGGTACTGCATATGTTGATGGATTCGACATCTTAGAAGAGCCCGAAGAAGTGAAAAAAAGAATAGGATACCTTCCTGAAAATCCCCCACTTTATATGGACATGACAGTGCAAGAATATCTTGACTTTGTGAGCGATATAAAAAAGGTGGATAAAAAAGAGAAAAAAAGAAGCATGGATAAGATAATGGAAACTGTTGGAATTGCCCACGTGAGAAACAGACTTATAAAAAATCTTTCAAAAGGTTACAAGCAAAGAGTTGGACTTGCCCAGGCTTTAATTGGCAACCCTCCTGTTCTGATTTTAGACGAACCAACAATCGGACTTGACCCAAAGCAGATAATTGAAATAAGGTCTGTTATAAAGAATCTTCGAAGTGAACATACAATAATCTTGAGCTCACATATCCTGCCAGAGGTAAGCGCAGTGTGTGAAAGAGTTCTGATAATTAACAAAGGAAAGATAGTTGCAAGCGACACACCCGAGAATCTATCTAAAAGACTTACTCACGGAAGCAAACTACAATTGAGAGTATTAGGTCAAAGACAAAAGGTTTATGGAATACTTGAAAAGGTGCCAGGAGTAAAATACATAGAATTCATTGGTCCAAAAGAACCAAACACTGTTGAGGTTATTGTTGAATCAGAAAATGATATAGATATAAGGGCAGATATCTTTTATGCTCTGAGCGAGGCAAAACTTCCTATTTTGATGATGAGGGCTGTTGACCTAACGCTTGAAGAGATATTCCTGCAGCTCACAACTGAGGAAAAGGAGGCTGAGGCTGTATGA
- a CDS encoding nucleopolyhedrovirus p10 family protein, protein MSDREILELILEKVTVVDQKVDRLEKRLENLEKRVENLEKRVENLEKRVESLEKKVESLEKRVESLEKRVENLEKRVESLEKRMDALEARVERLEIQVSENTQILKALEHLAQVNKAEHDNFTHQLARIEGLLTSEINKNNQEHQVIISKVEENSEKITRLEKDMVVIESVCGKNMQDIAFLKGIKN, encoded by the coding sequence ATGAGTGATAGGGAAATACTGGAATTGATACTGGAAAAGGTCACTGTGGTTGACCAAAAGGTTGACAGGCTTGAAAAAAGGCTCGAAAACCTCGAAAAGAGAGTTGAAAACCTCGAAAAGAGAGTTGAAAACCTCGAAAAGAGAGTTGAAAGTCTCGAAAAGAAAGTTGAAAGTCTTGAAAAAAGAGTTGAAAGCCTTGAAAAAAGAGTTGAAAACCTTGAAAAAAGAGTTGAAAGCCTCGAAAAAAGAATGGATGCACTTGAGGCAAGAGTTGAAAGGTTAGAAATTCAGGTTTCCGAAAATACTCAAATTCTCAAAGCTTTAGAACATCTGGCACAGGTAAACAAGGCAGAACATGATAACTTTACTCATCAACTTGCAAGAATTGAAGGACTTTTGACATCAGAGATAAATAAAAATAACCAAGAGCATCAAGTCATAATTTCTAAAGTTGAAGAGAATTCTGAGAAGATAACAAGGCTTGAAAAAGACATGGTTGTAATTGAATCTGTTTGCGGAAAGAATATGCAAGATATAGCTTTTTTGAAAGGTATAAAGAATTAA